AGGATACCCCGGACTTCGGTGTCGGCGTGTAAATCGCGGTTCAGGGCATCGACGTACCGGCCCAGTTGGCCGACGGCGTCGGGACCCACGCGGCGGCGCTTGAGTTCGAGTATCGTCGTCCGACCGTCGGTATCCTCGCCGTAGATATCGACCGCGCCGGCCGGGGTCTCGCGTTCGGTTGCAAGCGGTGTAAAGCCCGGTTCGACCAGCGCTGGCTCGTCGAGGATGCGGTCTTTCAGGTCGGCTTCCGTCCCAGTGAGTGCGAGGTCTTTGGAGTCGGTCACGTCGAAGGCGGCGGCGTGGGCGACCGTCTCGAAAACGACCTCAAGCGATTCTTCGGGGGACGACCGCGTGGAGCGGACGACCAGCGAGCCGTCGTCGACGCTGATACTGTGCTCACACCCCGGCGGCTGCCAGTTCACCGGCTGTTGGCCCTCGTCGGTGTGGACCAGCGCGGCCCCGTCAGGCTTGAGCATCACATGGCGGTCCCCAAGGCCCAGTGAACTGGCCGCTCGGCCCTCGTACTCGACCGTACAGGTGCCCACGAGCGTCACCAGCGCGCCGCGGTCGGCGTTGCGCGACACGAGGTCCACCGCGTCGGCGGGGTCGGGGTAGGTCAGCGTCTCGACGGCGGTCACGGGTGGCGGTTAGCGGTCCCCGCGTAAAAAGGACGCGTCGTCGGGAGAGTAGACGGACGAAGCGCGGTTTCGGAGCGACGCGAGCAGATCGCGTCGGATGGTCGCCGGGTCCCGCCCCTTGCTATCGAGGAGTCGACAGGCCTCGTCCTTCCGGTCGACCCACCACGTCCGGAGCGCAGCGGGGTCGGCAGTGCGGGCGAGGACGATATCGTCGATATCTGACAGCGTCGGGTCGAGCCAGCAGACCGCGTAGGTCCGGACCGAGCCATCGAGCACGACTAGCTGATCGTGGGTCGCATTGAGGGCAGCAAGGACAGTAGCGGCCGTCCAGTCGTTCCCGAGCGGTCGGGACTGGGCGATGGGGTCGGCGTCGACGCCCCAGTGTGCGATTCGGCAGTCGTAGCGGCCGTCAGGACGGGCGACGGCCACAAGCGTTCGACGACCCATCAGAGACCACCGAGCGTGTGAGCGGGCATGAGTTCCCGTGGCAACGTGGTCCTATTTGAACGCTGGCCCACAGGAGACCAGTCAGTCTCCACGCAGTCACGAGTGCAAGGTCCCAGACCCCACGAGATTGCTGAGCATTGGTAACTCGGCACAACCCTCAAGTAGCACGTTACCGTACACTAACATATGATGGTGAGTGAGTGGCTCTACGGCGCAATCGCGCTTCTCGTGGGGCTCCACGTCCTGACCATGCTGTACGCGTACCGGCATCGGGGCGACCCGGCCGGGACGACCGGTCAGGCCGATACTGAAGCGCGCCGTGGCAGCGCCACCGATGACAGCACTGAATCCATCGACTGTCCCCAGTGCGGGGCGAGGAACCAGCAGGACTACCAGTTCTGCCGGCAGTGCGTCGCCGACCTGACGAGTGGGAGCCCGCAGCGCCAGCCGACGGACCGAAGCCAGCCGTACTGACACCGTTGCAAGGCCCGGGTCGAAGCAAACAGTTTGAGCACTGCTGTCGGCCAAAGGATTTATTTCGACGACAACATATTTGAATATACTGTCACGGACGGGGGTAGACTGTGAAAAACGTCATCGATATCCGCTCCTCGGGTCGACCAGATATATTCGACCGGGCGAACACCGACGGGCTGTTCGGACGCACGCGCCGCCTTCAGCAGCCGCTAGAGAAGTATCTGCGGGGGACAGAGACACCACGATATCTCGCGTACAACGACCAGTCAGGCGTCGTCGCCGCCCGGGGAGACAATGAGTCGCTGACGCCGGCTGACAACTACCGCGCGTTTCTGCTCGCAACGACCGTTCGAGCCCTGTTCGTCGTCGGCGACGACAGCGGTGACCGGACCGTTTCGCTCCCCTAC
The Haloarcula sp. CBA1129 genome window above contains:
- the nucS gene encoding endonuclease NucS; translation: MTAVETLTYPDPADAVDLVSRNADRGALVTLVGTCTVEYEGRAASSLGLGDRHVMLKPDGAALVHTDEGQQPVNWQPPGCEHSISVDDGSLVVRSTRSSPEESLEVVFETVAHAAAFDVTDSKDLALTGTEADLKDRILDEPALVEPGFTPLATERETPAGAVDIYGEDTDGRTTILELKRRRVGPDAVGQLGRYVDALNRDLHADTEVRGILVAPSVTDRARQLLAEKGLEFVSLEPP
- a CDS encoding DUF6735 family protein — translated: MGRRTLVAVARPDGRYDCRIAHWGVDADPIAQSRPLGNDWTAATVLAALNATHDQLVVLDGSVRTYAVCWLDPTLSDIDDIVLARTADPAALRTWWVDRKDEACRLLDSKGRDPATIRRDLLASLRNRASSVYSPDDASFLRGDR
- a CDS encoding zinc ribbon domain-containing protein; translation: MMVSEWLYGAIALLVGLHVLTMLYAYRHRGDPAGTTGQADTEARRGSATDDSTESIDCPQCGARNQQDYQFCRQCVADLTSGSPQRQPTDRSQPY